In Oryzias melastigma strain HK-1 linkage group LG10, ASM292280v2, whole genome shotgun sequence, a single window of DNA contains:
- the c1qtnf2 gene encoding complement C1q tumor necrosis factor-related protein 2 codes for MPRGFDFPTAPSMLHFCVMVSFLSIVDGQSTNLSSKRERPLTIHPSQLVCSLPGPPGPAGNPGAPGQPGSVGLMGPPGQDGPDGSDGEKGEKGARGDPGRSGNPGKPGVKGRDGVIGKAGPRGLKGFRGSPGVSGKAGQKGELGDTGQPGAPGGCSCGRKARSAFSVAVTKSYPKERMPIRFSRILLNEGNHYNASSGKFVCMIPGVYFFSYDITLANKHLAIGLVHNGQYKIKTFDANTGNHDVASGSTVLQLKLSDEVWLQIFYSEQNGLFFDPFWTDSTFTGFLISPENEFLSEADDKSHVEPDS; via the exons ATGCCCAGAGGCTTTGATTTCCCAACTG CACCCAGCATGCTCCACTTTTGTGTCATGGTGAGTTTCCTGTCAATCGTCGATGGCCAGTCGACAAATCTTTCATCCAAGAGAGAACGTCCCCTCACTATCCATCCGTCCCAGCTGGTCTGCAGTCTGCCAGGTCCTCCCGGGCCTGCAGGAAATCCAGGAGCCCCCGGACAACCAGGGTCTGTGGGGCTGATGGGACCACCGGGGCAGGATGGGCCGGACGGAAGTGATGGagagaaaggagaaaaaggggCCAGAG GAGATCCGGGGAGATCTGGCAATCCTGGAAAGCCAGGAGTGAAAGGTCGTGATGGAGTTATTGGCAAAGCAGGACCTCGAGGACTCAAGGGGTTCCGTGGATCACCAGGTGTGTCTGGAAAAGCAGGACAGAAAGGGGAGCTGGGTGACACAGGCCAACCAGGAGCTCCAGGTGGCTGTAGCTGTGGCCGCAAAGCCCGATCAGCCTTCTCTGTCGCAGTGACAAAGAGTTATCCCAAAGAGCGCATGCCAATTCGATTTAGCCGCATCCTGCTGAATGAGGGGAATCACTACAATGCCAGCAGTGGGAAGTTTGTCTGCATGATCCCTGGAGTCTACTTCTTCAGCTATGACATCACACTGGCTAACAAACACCTGGCCATCGGGCTGGTTCACAACGGGCAGTACAAGATCAAGACGTTTGATGCCAACACCGGAAACCATGATGTGGCCTCTGGTTCCACCGTTCTTCAGCTGAAGCTTTCAGACGAGGTTTGGCTGCAGATCTTCTACTCTGAGCAGAACGGACTCTTCTTTGACCCTTTCTGGACTGACAGCACCTTTACTGGTTTTCTTATTAGCCCTGAAAATGAGTTTCTCAGTGAGGCAGATGACAAATCACATGTGGAACCAGACAGTTGA